One window of the Carnobacterium maltaromaticum DSM 20342 genome contains the following:
- a CDS encoding DUF1273 domain-containing protein, giving the protein MSNLIISGYRSFELGVFKEDDPKIIVIKKCLKENLINLIENGVEWILVGGQSGVEQWSAEVVNELKSDYPEIKLGVIFPFYEFGSNWNEQNRMKLEKIKGYADYTDSTSHKPYENPLQLRAHQQFLLDHSDEALLVYDPEFEGKTKYLYEAIQRKADQVNYPCSLIDFDQLQNSSSDL; this is encoded by the coding sequence ATGTCAAATTTAATAATCAGTGGATATCGTTCTTTTGAATTAGGTGTATTTAAAGAGGATGATCCTAAAATAATAGTCATAAAAAAATGTTTAAAAGAAAATTTAATAAACTTGATTGAAAATGGGGTTGAATGGATTTTAGTTGGTGGACAATCTGGCGTAGAACAATGGAGTGCAGAAGTAGTCAATGAATTGAAAAGTGATTATCCAGAAATCAAACTAGGGGTTATTTTTCCGTTTTATGAGTTTGGCTCTAACTGGAATGAACAAAATCGAATGAAATTAGAAAAAATTAAAGGATACGCAGATTATACAGATAGCACTTCGCATAAACCATATGAAAATCCGCTCCAATTAAGAGCGCATCAACAATTTTTATTAGACCATAGTGATGAAGCTTTATTAGTTTATGATCCCGAATTTGAAGGGAAAACAAAATACTTATATGAAGCAATTCAACGTAAAGCAGATCAAGTTAACTATCCTTGTTCCTTGATTGACTTTGATCAATTGCAAAATAGTAGTAGTGATTTGTAA
- a CDS encoding carboxypeptidase M32, with protein MTELEQQIQGFLGLLKEISLLEETDALLGWDALTGMPEDSSEHRSEVTSYIAGLAFEKSVSKSMADYLAYLSQHQEELNSELKKMVEIVQKNYDLNHKIPQAEYQEFIKVISQADSSWRKARDAQDFTIFEPSLAKIIAFKKKFIEYWHKDEKTPYDVLLNQYEPGMTVEILDAVFTELREGIQEIVKKINENGTTPTTDFLSRYISIENQRAFSIKVIEKMGYRFTAGRLDDTTHPFMESMNRNDARITTRWDEHNFKMAVFGIIHEAGHGIYEQNIAERFDYTPLRGGVSMGIHESQSLFYEIVMGSDKNFWQDNYELLQSYSEGKLDDIDFETFYKGLHKTAPSLIRIEADTLTYPLHIIIRYEIEKLIFNEGVSVSDLPQIWNEKYQEYLGITPENDTVGILQDVHWSGGSFGYFPSYALGFMYAAQLQHSMAQELDLAAIYKTGNYEPIRQWLTDNIHQYGSLKEPNELIKNATGEPLNPRYLLALQDKIYQEVYHY; from the coding sequence ATGACAGAATTAGAACAACAAATACAGGGATTTTTAGGTTTATTAAAAGAAATTTCATTGCTAGAAGAAACAGATGCTTTATTAGGTTGGGATGCATTAACAGGTATGCCAGAAGATTCTAGTGAGCACCGCTCAGAAGTAACTAGCTATATTGCTGGTTTAGCTTTTGAAAAATCAGTTTCTAAAAGTATGGCTGATTACTTGGCTTATTTAAGCCAACATCAAGAAGAGCTGAACTCTGAATTGAAAAAAATGGTTGAAATTGTCCAAAAGAACTATGATTTAAATCATAAGATTCCACAAGCTGAGTACCAAGAATTTATTAAAGTTATTTCTCAAGCAGATAGCTCTTGGCGCAAAGCTCGTGATGCACAAGATTTCACTATTTTTGAACCTTCATTAGCTAAAATTATTGCTTTTAAAAAGAAATTCATTGAGTATTGGCATAAGGATGAAAAGACTCCCTATGATGTTTTATTAAACCAATATGAGCCAGGGATGACTGTCGAGATTTTAGATGCTGTTTTTACTGAACTTCGTGAGGGGATTCAAGAAATAGTAAAAAAAATTAACGAAAATGGAACAACTCCAACAACTGATTTTTTAAGTCGGTATATCAGTATTGAAAATCAGCGAGCTTTTAGTATAAAAGTGATTGAAAAAATGGGTTATCGTTTTACCGCGGGTCGTTTAGATGATACGACACATCCTTTTATGGAAAGTATGAACCGAAATGATGCACGAATCACAACAAGATGGGATGAACATAATTTTAAAATGGCTGTATTTGGCATTATTCATGAAGCTGGTCATGGTATATATGAACAAAATATTGCTGAACGTTTTGATTACACTCCTTTGCGAGGAGGAGTATCAATGGGGATTCACGAATCGCAGTCATTATTTTACGAAATTGTGATGGGTAGTGATAAGAATTTTTGGCAGGACAACTATGAATTGCTTCAATCATATAGTGAAGGAAAATTAGATGACATTGATTTTGAGACATTCTATAAAGGTCTTCATAAAACAGCGCCATCTTTGATTCGAATTGAAGCAGATACGTTAACATATCCATTGCATATTATTATCCGTTATGAGATTGAAAAGCTGATTTTTAATGAAGGGGTGTCTGTTTCTGACTTGCCTCAAATTTGGAATGAAAAATATCAAGAGTATCTAGGGATTACACCTGAAAATGATACAGTTGGTATTCTACAAGATGTGCATTGGAGTGGTGGCAGTTTTGGCTATTTCCCATCGTATGCTTTAGGCTTTATGTATGCAGCTCAATTACAACATTCTATGGCTCAAGAACTAGACTTGGCAGCTATCTATAAAACGGGTAACTATGAACCAATCCGTCAATGGTTAACGGATAATATTCATCAATATGGTTCTCTTAAAGAACCAAATGAATTAATTAAAAATGCAACAGGCGAACCTTTAAATCCTCGTTATTTATTGGCACTGCAAGATAAGATTTACCAAGAAGTTTATCACTATTAA
- a CDS encoding THUMP domain-containing class I SAM-dependent RNA methyltransferase produces MKNFQLVATAASGIEALVGKEIKDLGYECQVENGKVFFKGTERDIAKTNLWLRTADRVKIIVGEFDAYEFDELFEKTKALPWEDLLPMDAHFPVAGKSIKSKLYSVSDCQAIVKKAIVDRLSDVYHRNTRLPETGALYQLEVALLKDKVTLTLDTTGPSLFKRGYRTSKGGAPLKENMAAALVMLTSWRKDRPLYDPVCGSGTIPIEAALIGHNIAPGFNRSFAAEEWEWFDKEIWSEVRTEAEGLADYDVELDIVGTDIDGYMIEIAQENAIEAGLGDSITFKQMQLSDFTTDKKYGVIIANPPYGERLGEEEAVHTLYRQMGTTYRPLKTWSKYILTSDLTFESFYGERATKKRKLYNGALRTDFFQYWGERPPRAPRKQED; encoded by the coding sequence ATGAAAAATTTTCAACTTGTTGCAACGGCAGCTAGTGGGATTGAAGCTCTTGTCGGGAAAGAAATTAAAGATTTAGGGTATGAGTGTCAAGTAGAGAACGGTAAGGTCTTTTTTAAAGGAACAGAACGTGACATTGCTAAAACCAATTTATGGTTACGCACAGCAGATCGAGTTAAAATTATTGTTGGAGAATTTGATGCGTACGAATTTGATGAATTATTTGAAAAAACGAAAGCTCTACCATGGGAAGATTTATTGCCGATGGATGCGCATTTTCCTGTAGCTGGAAAATCGATTAAATCAAAACTATATAGTGTTTCAGATTGCCAAGCGATTGTAAAAAAAGCGATTGTTGACCGGTTAAGTGATGTCTACCATCGGAATACTCGTTTGCCTGAAACAGGTGCCTTGTATCAATTAGAAGTGGCTTTGTTAAAAGATAAAGTTACCTTGACTTTAGATACTACTGGACCAAGTTTGTTTAAACGTGGCTACCGTACCTCTAAAGGTGGCGCTCCGCTAAAAGAAAATATGGCAGCGGCGTTAGTTATGTTAACAAGTTGGAGAAAAGACCGCCCTCTATATGATCCTGTATGTGGTTCTGGAACGATTCCAATTGAAGCAGCCTTGATTGGGCACAATATTGCACCAGGCTTTAACCGTAGTTTTGCGGCAGAAGAGTGGGAATGGTTTGATAAAGAGATTTGGTCTGAAGTACGTACGGAAGCTGAAGGTTTAGCGGATTATGACGTTGAATTAGATATTGTAGGGACAGATATCGATGGCTATATGATTGAAATCGCACAAGAAAATGCTATTGAAGCTGGTTTAGGAGATAGCATCACCTTTAAACAAATGCAGTTAAGTGATTTTACTACCGATAAAAAATATGGAGTAATTATTGCAAATCCACCATATGGTGAACGTTTAGGTGAAGAGGAAGCTGTTCATACTCTTTATCGTCAAATGGGTACGACTTATCGTCCACTAAAAACGTGGAGTAAGTATATTTTAACAAGTGATTTAACTTTTGAAAGTTTTTATGGCGAACGTGCAACTAAAAAACGTAAATTATACAACGGTGCTTTAAGAACCGATTTCTTCCAATATTGGGGAGAACGTCCACCTCGTGCACCGCGTAAACAGGAGGACTAA
- the gpsB gene encoding cell division regulator GpsB, with amino-acid sequence MANRNLTTKDILQKEFKTAMRGYSPAEVDEFLDNVIRDYESYNKELTQLKAENERLLSKVDELTKQATVAKPAYSAQPNTTVTNFDILKRLSNLERHVFGSKLDDTDEL; translated from the coding sequence ATGGCAAATAGAAATTTAACCACAAAAGATATTTTACAAAAAGAATTTAAAACAGCAATGCGCGGCTATAGTCCAGCGGAAGTTGATGAGTTTTTGGATAATGTAATCCGCGATTATGAATCGTACAACAAAGAATTAACGCAACTGAAAGCTGAAAATGAGCGTTTACTTAGTAAAGTGGACGAATTAACTAAACAAGCGACTGTTGCAAAACCAGCGTATTCAGCACAACCGAATACAACAGTAACTAATTTTGATATTTTAAAACGCCTTTCTAACTTAGAAAGACACGTATTTGGTTCAAAATTAGACGATACAGATGAATTATAA
- the recU gene encoding Holliday junction resolvase RecU, with amino-acid sequence MAIKYPNGKSYTNSAEFSKKKQAPKKDHSFAKRGMTLEEDINASNESYLAFGKAVIHKKPTPVQIVQVDYPKRSAAVIKEAYFRQASTTDYNGVYKGFYLDFEAKETKNKQSFPLKNFHEHQITHMKQCIEQQAICFVLLRFSLSNRLFLLEATKLISFWDLQNNEGRKSIPLEELEKSGYELYYGLSPRIPYLDAVDLIIEKADE; translated from the coding sequence GTGGCTATTAAATATCCAAACGGTAAGAGCTATACTAATAGTGCCGAATTTAGCAAAAAAAAGCAAGCCCCGAAAAAAGATCATTCTTTCGCCAAACGTGGAATGACCTTGGAAGAGGATATAAATGCTAGCAATGAAAGCTATCTAGCTTTTGGAAAAGCGGTTATCCATAAAAAACCAACACCTGTTCAAATCGTGCAAGTGGATTATCCAAAAAGAAGCGCTGCGGTAATTAAAGAAGCTTATTTTAGACAAGCTTCTACAACAGATTATAATGGGGTATATAAAGGTTTTTATTTAGATTTCGAAGCGAAGGAAACGAAAAACAAACAATCTTTTCCTTTGAAAAATTTCCATGAGCACCAAATAACTCATATGAAACAATGTATCGAGCAACAAGCCATTTGTTTTGTTCTCTTGCGTTTTTCATTATCTAATCGGCTCTTTTTGCTTGAGGCAACCAAACTAATTTCATTCTGGGACTTACAAAATAATGAAGGTCGCAAGTCAATTCCATTAGAAGAACTTGAAAAATCTGGCTATGAATTGTATTATGGGTTATCCCCTCGCATCCCGTATTTAGATGCAGTTGATTTAATTATTGAAAAAGCGGACGAATAA